One window from the genome of Epinephelus moara isolate mb chromosome 21, YSFRI_EMoa_1.0, whole genome shotgun sequence encodes:
- the eif4g1a gene encoding eukaryotic translation initiation factor 4 gamma 1a isoform X4 gives MNKPPQPITGPTSVPNPAPSPGLTQAAYGPGQPPSLVFATPPPQMNSAPTPRQFAAGPRTLHQQGGYRALQSYYQNRPAMATSAPRVQTSSGPRPVGPAHVYPPSSQMMMISQQQLSFASSPQGYFIPPGQYRAPYMPPTQQYPVTSGTAGFYPGTSPAEYSAYAGAYYPAQPQYSPSVQPAPVMINPAQQQPQAPAPQQPPAQSQGPPKRERKPIRIRDPNQGGRDITEEIMSGGRSTTTPTPPQASSADSSPAQTNGEVTQPATTVTRRDENMEPPVCAETPPPPATVNTEPVVEAKQEIDNQMTPPAELAAQCVAPTAAAEVPSPLIKDQQSPSSLPAAAAAAAAAAAAAAAAAAAAAAAPTPPPAEAVDKVDTKVSDTVDAPVVPSASLAAQEAPVKMEEPQTAPAPAEKEPEKEEKRTEEVKKLETEEQVASAKLEPAVEVAATVTPVIEAKEETATKKETEVSPPPPSAQEPAAPQTQNPTPSPAPEPEPTPAEAAEPLLSNGLPQDTEELSEDVAFSDTTPLDKPDASQSQESTPVAKTVMPAQEEEEQVEEEEEEEEKKEEERKEKSEDAPPAPVSPPTEESTMQAATSVPKKKKNIKELKKKQAIGDLLDAFTEEQEAKPAPEPSSTQADPVPVAPPEPPTEVADETWEEKEDKQNAEPKATPEPTEKKYQYKEEQWKPIDPEEKKRYDREFLLGFQFISASMHKPEGLPTISDVVLDKANKTPLRPADPARMMNVGPDFTPSYLGNLGSRSVGGPRGPPPGPRRSQQGQRKEPRKIISSMSLSDDVQLNKAEKAWKPTAKKSTRSRGAEEVDEDDPEQAKTQELFKRLRSILNKLTPQKFQELMKQVTELTIDTEERLKGAIDLIFEKAISEPNFSVAYANMCRCLMGLKVPTSDKPGLFVNFRKLLLNRCQKEFEKDQDDDAIFEKKQKEMEAAKEGEERERLRVELEESRDQARRRSLGNIKFIGELFKLKMLTEAIMHDCVVKLLKNHDEESLECLCRLLSTIGKDLDFEKAKPRMDQYFNQMDKIIKERKTSSRIRFMLQDVLDLRRSNWVPRRGDQGPKTIDQIHKEAEMEEHREQIKVQQQLLSKKEGGGGRMGGNMGGRGPHTPGGGRTSQPQDEGWNTVPISKNRPIDTTRLSKITKPGSLDFNNQLLAPGGKGMWGSWGKGSSGGTGAKPASGEPDSGRPATSTLNRFSALQQSGSLLSAPDSDRRAPQRSSSSRERGGDRDRGDRDRDRFDRFDRSEGREGRDDRSTRNQISKRSFSRESQERGGRTGDLRAATEPVRRVASMTDDRDRGSRDRGSRDRGSRDRGSRDRGSRDRGSRDRAPSKDLPVKRESAPTPPPSLSKPALSEEELEKKSSAIIEEYLHINDLKEALQCVTELNSASLLYVFVRNGVESTLERSTIAREHMGLLLHQLIKAGILPPQQYYKGLEETLEAAEDTAIDIPHIWLYLAELITPVLHEGGIPMGQLFREISKPLVPLGQAGVLLVQILKLLCKEMTAKKVGAMWTEGGLNWSDFLPEDEDVNKFVTDKKVEFTLGEEMESKEVSKKKVLTGEELSKQLDRLLQDKANNQRIIDWVEANLDEQQAASNQFVRALMTSVCQSAIICDNPYRVDARQISQRASLLQKYLSDEQKELQALYALQALMVHMEQPANLLRMFFDALYDEDVIKEEAFYKWESSKDPAEQTGKGVALKSVTAFFTWLREAEEESDKE, from the exons CAGGAGCATACTATCCAGCTCAGCCGCAGTACTCTCCGTCTGTCCAGCCAGCGCCGGTCATGATCAACCCCGCCCAGCAACAGCCACAAGCCCCAGCTCCTCAGCAACCACCGGCACAGTCACAAGGGCCACCAAAGAGAGAACGCAAACCG ATAAGGATACGAGACCCTAACCAGGGCGGGCGTGATATCACAGAGGAGATCATGTCAGGTGGAAGGTCCACCACCACGCCAACTCCCCCACAG GCCTCCTCAGCAGATTCAAGTCCTGCACAGACCAACGGTGAAGTTACACAGCCTGCCACTACAGTGACAAGAAGAG ATGAAAACATGGAGCCTCCCGTTTGCGCTGAAACCCCACCTCCTCCTGCGACAGTAAATACAGAGCCTGTGGTGGAGGCCAAACAGGAAATTGACAACCAGATGACACCACCTGCTGAGTTAGCCGCACAATGTGTAGCCCCTACAGCCGCTGCTGAGGTGCCGTCCCCATTGATAAAGGACCAGCAGtctccctcttccctccctgcagctgcagcagcagcagcagcagcagcagcagcagcagcagcagcagcagcagcagcagcagcagcacctactcctcctcctgctgaggCAGTAGATAAAGTTGATACTAAAGTTAGTGACACAGTAGACGCTCCTGTCGTCCCTTCAGCATCATTAGCAGCACAAGAGGcgcctgtgaaaatggaagaaCCACAGACTGCCCCAGCTCCAGCTGAGAAGGAACCagagaaggaggaaaagagaacagAGGAAGTGAAGAAATTGGAAACAGAGGAGCAGGTGGCCAGCGCTAAGTTGGAACCTGCAGTGGAGGTTGCTGCAACAGTTACCCCTGTTATTGAGGCAAAAGAAGAAACGGCtacaaagaaagaaactgaAGTTTCTCCGCCTCCACCCTCTGCACAGGAaccagctgctccacagacacagAACCCAACACCGAGCCCTGCCCCTGAACCTGAACCCACACCGGCTGAAGCGGCAGAGCCTCTTCTCTCCAATGGCCTCCCTCAGGACACTGAGGAACTGTCTGAGGATGTGGCATTTTCAGACACTACACCCCTTGACAAGCCGGATGCTTCTCAATCTCAGGAATCCACACCTGTGGCTAAAACGGTAATGCCAGcccaagaggaggaggagcaggtggaggaagaggaggaggaggaggagaagaaagaggaagagaggaaggagaaaagTGAGGATGCCCCTCCTGCCCCTGTCAGCCCTCCTACAGAGGAATCTACTATGCAAG CTGCAACGTCTGtgccaaagaagaagaagaacataaAGGAGCTCAAAAAGAAGCAGGCCATTGGAGACCTTCTGGATGCCTTCACAGAG gAGCAAGAAGCCAAGCCTGCTCCTGAACCCTCGTCCACTCAGGCTGACCCTGTCCCTGTTGCTCCACCTGAACCTCCCACTGAGGTCGCTGATGAGACTtgggaggagaaagaggacaaGCAGAATGCAGAGCCTAAAGCCACACCTGAGCCAACTGAGAAGAAATACCAGTACAAAGAAG AACAATGGAAGCCAATAGACCCAGAAGAGAAGAAGCGGTACGACAGAGAGTTCCTCCTGGGCTTCCAGTTTATCAGCGCCAGTATGCACAAACCCGAGGGCCTGCCTACCATCAGTGATGTGGTCCTGGACAAG GCAAACAAGACTCCACTACGGCCCGCTGACCCAGCTCGCATGATGAATGTTGGTCCTGATTTTACTCCCTCGTATTTGGGGAACCTTGGGAGCAGATCGGTGGGAGGACCACGAGGCCCA CCACCTGGGCCACGTCGCTCCCAGCAAGGTCAGAGGAAAGAGCCCAGGAAAATCATCAGCAGCATGTCCCTCAGCGACGACGTGCAGCTCAACAAGGCTGAGAAGGCCTGGAAGCCCACAGCGAAGAAGAGCACTCGAAGCCGCGGCGCAGAGGAAGTCGACGAGGACGATCCCGAACAAGCCAAGACTCAGGAGCTGTTCAAGCGTCTGCGCAGTATCCTCAACAAGCTGACCCCTCAGAAGTTTCAGGAACTGATGAAACAAGTGACAGAGCTGACGATAGACACAGAGGAGAGGCTGAAGGGAGCCATTGACCTCATCTTTGAGAAGGCCATCTCAGAGCCCAACTTCTCTGTGGCCTACGCCAACATGTGCCGCTGCCTTATGGGG TTGAAAGTCCCCACCTCAGATAAACCAGGACTTTTTGTGAACTTCCGCAAACTGCTGCTCAACCGCTGCCAGAAAGAGTTTGAGAAGGACCAGGACGATGATGCAATCTTTgagaaaaagcaaaaagaaatgGAGGCTGCCAAAGAG GGAGAGGAACGTGAGCGTTTGAGGGTGGAGCTGGAGGAGTCCAGAGACCAAGCCCGTCGCCGTTCATTGGGTAACATCAAGTTCATTGGCGAGCTCTTTAAGCTGAAGATGCTGACAGAGGCCATCATGCACGACTGCGTAGTGAAACTACTGAAGAATCATGATGAGGAGTCTCTGGAGTGTCTCTGCAGGCTGCTCTCCACAATAGGCAAAGACCTGGACTTTGAGAAAGCCAAG CCTCGTATGGACCAGTATTTCAACCAGATGGACAAGATcatcaaagagagaaaaacCTCATCCAGAATCCGCTTCATGCTACAAGACGTCTTGGACCTTAGAAGG AGTAACTGGGTGCCTCGTAGAGGAGACCAGGGTCCTAAAACAATTGACCAGATCCACAAGGAGGCAGAGATGGAGGAGCACAGGGAACAGATCAAAGTCCAGCAGCAGCTTCTGTCCAAGAAAGAAGGAGGTGGAGGCAGGATGGGAGGGAACATGGGGGGCCGAGGCCCTCACACACCAGGAGGTGGTCGGACTAGCCAGCCTCAGGATGAGGGATGGAACACAGTACCCATCTCCAAGAACAGACCCATCGACACCACCCGTCTTAGCAAGATCACAAAG CCTGGTTCTCTGGACTTCAACAACCAGCTGTTGGCTCCAGGAGGAAAAGGCATGTGGGGTAGTTGGGGCAAAGGCAGCAGTGGAGGAACTGGAGCAAAACCAGCAAGCGGAGAGCCGG ATTCTGGTCGTCCAGCTACCAGCACGCTCAACCGCTTCTCAGCCCTGCAACAGTCTGGTTCGTTGTTGTCAGCACCTGACTCTGATCGCAGAGCTCCTCAGAG GTCAAGCTCGAGCCGTGAGCGCggtggtgacagagacagggGTGATCGCGACAGGGATCGGTTCGACCGATTCGATCGCAGCGAGGGACGGGAAGGTCGTGACGATAGGAGCACTCGGAACCAAATCTCCAAGAGAAGCTTCAGCAGGGAGTCGCAGGAGCGTGGCGGGAGGACCGGAGACCTCCGGGCCGCAACTGAACCTGTGCGTCGTGTGGCCAGCATGACGGACGATAGGGACAGAGGAAGCAGGGACCGAGGAAGTCGGGATAGAGGAAGCAGGGACCGAGGAAGCAGGGACCGAGGAAGCCGAGACAGAGGAAGCCGGGACAGAGCCCCAAGCAAAGATCTCCCAG tTAAGCGTGAGAGCGcccccactcctcctccttctctttcaaAACCTGCCTTGAGTGAAGAGGAGCTGGAGAAGAAGTCGAGCGCCATCATCGAAGAATACCTCCACATTAATGACTTGAAG GAGGcattgcagtgtgtgacagAACTCAACAGTGCCTCGCTGCTCTACGTGTTTGTGCGGAACGGCGTGGAGTCGACGCTTGAGCGCAGCACCATCGCTAGAGAGCACATGGGCCTGTTGCTGCACCAACTTATAAAGGCAGGAATATTGCCCCCACAGCAGTACTACAAAGG GCTAGAAGAGACCCTGGAGGCTGCGGAAGACACGGCCATAGATATACCTCACATCTGGCTCTACCTGGCTGAACTCATTACCCCCGTGCTCCATGAGGGAGGCATCCCTATGGGACAGCTCTTCAG GGAGATCTCTAAGCCTCTCGTGCCTCTTGGGCAGGCTGGTGTGCTGCTCGTACAAATCCTCAAGTTGCTCTGCAAAGAAATG ACCGCTAAGAAGGTCGGGGCCATGTGGACAGAGGGCGGGCTGAACTGGTCTGATTTCTTGCCCGAGGATGAAGACGTCAACAAGTTTGTCACTGATAAG AAAGTGGAGTTCACCTTAGGGGAGGAGATGGAGTCAAAGGAGGTCAGCAAGAAAAAGGTCCTCACTGGAGAGGAGCTCAGCAAACAGCTGGACAGACTCCTCCAGGACAAGGCCAACAACCAGCGCATCATCGACTGGGTTGAG gCTAACTTGGACGAGCAGCAAGCTGCTTCCAACCAGTTTGTACGAGCAttgatgacatcagtgtgtcAGTCTGCCATCATAT GTGACAACCCGTACAGGGTGGATGCACGGCAGATCAGTCAGAGGGCCAGTTTGCTGCAGAAATACCTGTCTGATGAGCAGAAAGAGCTGCAGGCCCTCTATGCCCTCCAGGCTCTGATGGTGCACATGGAGCAGCCAGCAA ATCTGCTGCGCATGTTCTTCGACGCCTTGTATGATGAGGACGTTATTAAAGAGGAGGCCTTCTACAAATGGGAATCCAGCAAAGACCCTGCGGAGCAAACAGGCAAAGGGGTGGCCTTAAAATCAGTCACCGCCTTCTTCACCTGGCTCCGCGAGGCCGAGGAGGAGTCTGACAAGGAATAA
- the eif4g1a gene encoding eukaryotic translation initiation factor 4 gamma 1a isoform X5, protein MNKPPQPITGPTSVPNPAPSPGLTQAAYGPGQPPSLVFATPPPQMNSAPTPRQSYYQNRPAMATSAPRVQTSSGPRPVGPAHVYPPSSQMMMISQQQLSFASSPQGYFIPPGQYRAPYMPPTQQYPVTSGTAGFYPGTSPAEYSAYAGAYYPAQPQYSPSVQPAPVMINPAQQQPQAPAPQQPPAQSQGPPKRERKPIRIRDPNQGGRDITEEIMSGGRSTTTPTPPQASSADSSPAQTNGEVTQPATTVTRRDENMEPPVCAETPPPPATVNTEPVVEAKQEIDNQMTPPAELAAQCVAPTAAAEVPSPLIKDQQSPSSLPAAAAAAAAAAAAAAAAAAAAAAAPTPPPAEAVDKVDTKVSDTVDAPVVPSASLAAQEAPVKMEEPQTAPAPAEKEPEKEEKRTEEVKKLETEEQVASAKLEPAVEVAATVTPVIEAKEETATKKETEVSPPPPSAQEPAAPQTQNPTPSPAPEPEPTPAEAAEPLLSNGLPQDTEELSEDVAFSDTTPLDKPDASQSQESTPVAKTVMPAQEEEEQVEEEEEEEEKKEEERKEKSEDAPPAPVSPPTEESTMQAATSVPKKKKNIKELKKKQAIGDLLDAFTEEQEAKPAPEPSSTQADPVPVAPPEPPTEVADETWEEKEDKQNAEPKATPEPTEKKYQYKEEQWKPIDPEEKKRYDREFLLGFQFISASMHKPEGLPTISDVVLDKANKTPLRPADPARMMNVGPDFTPSYLGNLGSRSVGGPRGPPPGPRRSQQGQRKEPRKIISSMSLSDDVQLNKAEKAWKPTAKKSTRSRGAEEVDEDDPEQAKTQELFKRLRSILNKLTPQKFQELMKQVTELTIDTEERLKGAIDLIFEKAISEPNFSVAYANMCRCLMGLKVPTSDKPGLFVNFRKLLLNRCQKEFEKDQDDDAIFEKKQKEMEAAKEGEERERLRVELEESRDQARRRSLGNIKFIGELFKLKMLTEAIMHDCVVKLLKNHDEESLECLCRLLSTIGKDLDFEKAKPRMDQYFNQMDKIIKERKTSSRIRFMLQDVLDLRRSNWVPRRGDQGPKTIDQIHKEAEMEEHREQIKVQQQLLSKKEGGGGRMGGNMGGRGPHTPGGGRTSQPQDEGWNTVPISKNRPIDTTRLSKITKPGSLDFNNQLLAPGGKGMWGSWGKGSSGGTGAKPASGEPDSGRPATSTLNRFSALQQSGSLLSAPDSDRRAPQRSSSSRERGGDRDRGDRDRDRFDRFDRSEGREGRDDRSTRNQISKRSFSRESQERGGRTGDLRAATEPVRRVASMTDDRDRGSRDRGSRDRGSRDRGSRDRGSRDRGSRDRAPSKDLPVKRESAPTPPPSLSKPALSEEELEKKSSAIIEEYLHINDLKEALQCVTELNSASLLYVFVRNGVESTLERSTIAREHMGLLLHQLIKAGILPPQQYYKGLEETLEAAEDTAIDIPHIWLYLAELITPVLHEGGIPMGQLFREISKPLVPLGQAGVLLVQILKLLCKEMTAKKVGAMWTEGGLNWSDFLPEDEDVNKFVTDKKVEFTLGEEMESKEVSKKKVLTGEELSKQLDRLLQDKANNQRIIDWVEANLDEQQAASNQFVRALMTSVCQSAIICDNPYRVDARQISQRASLLQKYLSDEQKELQALYALQALMVHMEQPANLLRMFFDALYDEDVIKEEAFYKWESSKDPAEQTGKGVALKSVTAFFTWLREAEEESDKE, encoded by the exons CAGGAGCATACTATCCAGCTCAGCCGCAGTACTCTCCGTCTGTCCAGCCAGCGCCGGTCATGATCAACCCCGCCCAGCAACAGCCACAAGCCCCAGCTCCTCAGCAACCACCGGCACAGTCACAAGGGCCACCAAAGAGAGAACGCAAACCG ATAAGGATACGAGACCCTAACCAGGGCGGGCGTGATATCACAGAGGAGATCATGTCAGGTGGAAGGTCCACCACCACGCCAACTCCCCCACAG GCCTCCTCAGCAGATTCAAGTCCTGCACAGACCAACGGTGAAGTTACACAGCCTGCCACTACAGTGACAAGAAGAG ATGAAAACATGGAGCCTCCCGTTTGCGCTGAAACCCCACCTCCTCCTGCGACAGTAAATACAGAGCCTGTGGTGGAGGCCAAACAGGAAATTGACAACCAGATGACACCACCTGCTGAGTTAGCCGCACAATGTGTAGCCCCTACAGCCGCTGCTGAGGTGCCGTCCCCATTGATAAAGGACCAGCAGtctccctcttccctccctgcagctgcagcagcagcagcagcagcagcagcagcagcagcagcagcagcagcagcagcagcagcagcacctactcctcctcctgctgaggCAGTAGATAAAGTTGATACTAAAGTTAGTGACACAGTAGACGCTCCTGTCGTCCCTTCAGCATCATTAGCAGCACAAGAGGcgcctgtgaaaatggaagaaCCACAGACTGCCCCAGCTCCAGCTGAGAAGGAACCagagaaggaggaaaagagaacagAGGAAGTGAAGAAATTGGAAACAGAGGAGCAGGTGGCCAGCGCTAAGTTGGAACCTGCAGTGGAGGTTGCTGCAACAGTTACCCCTGTTATTGAGGCAAAAGAAGAAACGGCtacaaagaaagaaactgaAGTTTCTCCGCCTCCACCCTCTGCACAGGAaccagctgctccacagacacagAACCCAACACCGAGCCCTGCCCCTGAACCTGAACCCACACCGGCTGAAGCGGCAGAGCCTCTTCTCTCCAATGGCCTCCCTCAGGACACTGAGGAACTGTCTGAGGATGTGGCATTTTCAGACACTACACCCCTTGACAAGCCGGATGCTTCTCAATCTCAGGAATCCACACCTGTGGCTAAAACGGTAATGCCAGcccaagaggaggaggagcaggtggaggaagaggaggaggaggaggagaagaaagaggaagagaggaaggagaaaagTGAGGATGCCCCTCCTGCCCCTGTCAGCCCTCCTACAGAGGAATCTACTATGCAAG CTGCAACGTCTGtgccaaagaagaagaagaacataaAGGAGCTCAAAAAGAAGCAGGCCATTGGAGACCTTCTGGATGCCTTCACAGAG gAGCAAGAAGCCAAGCCTGCTCCTGAACCCTCGTCCACTCAGGCTGACCCTGTCCCTGTTGCTCCACCTGAACCTCCCACTGAGGTCGCTGATGAGACTtgggaggagaaagaggacaaGCAGAATGCAGAGCCTAAAGCCACACCTGAGCCAACTGAGAAGAAATACCAGTACAAAGAAG AACAATGGAAGCCAATAGACCCAGAAGAGAAGAAGCGGTACGACAGAGAGTTCCTCCTGGGCTTCCAGTTTATCAGCGCCAGTATGCACAAACCCGAGGGCCTGCCTACCATCAGTGATGTGGTCCTGGACAAG GCAAACAAGACTCCACTACGGCCCGCTGACCCAGCTCGCATGATGAATGTTGGTCCTGATTTTACTCCCTCGTATTTGGGGAACCTTGGGAGCAGATCGGTGGGAGGACCACGAGGCCCA CCACCTGGGCCACGTCGCTCCCAGCAAGGTCAGAGGAAAGAGCCCAGGAAAATCATCAGCAGCATGTCCCTCAGCGACGACGTGCAGCTCAACAAGGCTGAGAAGGCCTGGAAGCCCACAGCGAAGAAGAGCACTCGAAGCCGCGGCGCAGAGGAAGTCGACGAGGACGATCCCGAACAAGCCAAGACTCAGGAGCTGTTCAAGCGTCTGCGCAGTATCCTCAACAAGCTGACCCCTCAGAAGTTTCAGGAACTGATGAAACAAGTGACAGAGCTGACGATAGACACAGAGGAGAGGCTGAAGGGAGCCATTGACCTCATCTTTGAGAAGGCCATCTCAGAGCCCAACTTCTCTGTGGCCTACGCCAACATGTGCCGCTGCCTTATGGGG TTGAAAGTCCCCACCTCAGATAAACCAGGACTTTTTGTGAACTTCCGCAAACTGCTGCTCAACCGCTGCCAGAAAGAGTTTGAGAAGGACCAGGACGATGATGCAATCTTTgagaaaaagcaaaaagaaatgGAGGCTGCCAAAGAG GGAGAGGAACGTGAGCGTTTGAGGGTGGAGCTGGAGGAGTCCAGAGACCAAGCCCGTCGCCGTTCATTGGGTAACATCAAGTTCATTGGCGAGCTCTTTAAGCTGAAGATGCTGACAGAGGCCATCATGCACGACTGCGTAGTGAAACTACTGAAGAATCATGATGAGGAGTCTCTGGAGTGTCTCTGCAGGCTGCTCTCCACAATAGGCAAAGACCTGGACTTTGAGAAAGCCAAG CCTCGTATGGACCAGTATTTCAACCAGATGGACAAGATcatcaaagagagaaaaacCTCATCCAGAATCCGCTTCATGCTACAAGACGTCTTGGACCTTAGAAGG AGTAACTGGGTGCCTCGTAGAGGAGACCAGGGTCCTAAAACAATTGACCAGATCCACAAGGAGGCAGAGATGGAGGAGCACAGGGAACAGATCAAAGTCCAGCAGCAGCTTCTGTCCAAGAAAGAAGGAGGTGGAGGCAGGATGGGAGGGAACATGGGGGGCCGAGGCCCTCACACACCAGGAGGTGGTCGGACTAGCCAGCCTCAGGATGAGGGATGGAACACAGTACCCATCTCCAAGAACAGACCCATCGACACCACCCGTCTTAGCAAGATCACAAAG CCTGGTTCTCTGGACTTCAACAACCAGCTGTTGGCTCCAGGAGGAAAAGGCATGTGGGGTAGTTGGGGCAAAGGCAGCAGTGGAGGAACTGGAGCAAAACCAGCAAGCGGAGAGCCGG ATTCTGGTCGTCCAGCTACCAGCACGCTCAACCGCTTCTCAGCCCTGCAACAGTCTGGTTCGTTGTTGTCAGCACCTGACTCTGATCGCAGAGCTCCTCAGAG GTCAAGCTCGAGCCGTGAGCGCggtggtgacagagacagggGTGATCGCGACAGGGATCGGTTCGACCGATTCGATCGCAGCGAGGGACGGGAAGGTCGTGACGATAGGAGCACTCGGAACCAAATCTCCAAGAGAAGCTTCAGCAGGGAGTCGCAGGAGCGTGGCGGGAGGACCGGAGACCTCCGGGCCGCAACTGAACCTGTGCGTCGTGTGGCCAGCATGACGGACGATAGGGACAGAGGAAGCAGGGACCGAGGAAGTCGGGATAGAGGAAGCAGGGACCGAGGAAGCAGGGACCGAGGAAGCCGAGACAGAGGAAGCCGGGACAGAGCCCCAAGCAAAGATCTCCCAG tTAAGCGTGAGAGCGcccccactcctcctccttctctttcaaAACCTGCCTTGAGTGAAGAGGAGCTGGAGAAGAAGTCGAGCGCCATCATCGAAGAATACCTCCACATTAATGACTTGAAG GAGGcattgcagtgtgtgacagAACTCAACAGTGCCTCGCTGCTCTACGTGTTTGTGCGGAACGGCGTGGAGTCGACGCTTGAGCGCAGCACCATCGCTAGAGAGCACATGGGCCTGTTGCTGCACCAACTTATAAAGGCAGGAATATTGCCCCCACAGCAGTACTACAAAGG GCTAGAAGAGACCCTGGAGGCTGCGGAAGACACGGCCATAGATATACCTCACATCTGGCTCTACCTGGCTGAACTCATTACCCCCGTGCTCCATGAGGGAGGCATCCCTATGGGACAGCTCTTCAG GGAGATCTCTAAGCCTCTCGTGCCTCTTGGGCAGGCTGGTGTGCTGCTCGTACAAATCCTCAAGTTGCTCTGCAAAGAAATG ACCGCTAAGAAGGTCGGGGCCATGTGGACAGAGGGCGGGCTGAACTGGTCTGATTTCTTGCCCGAGGATGAAGACGTCAACAAGTTTGTCACTGATAAG AAAGTGGAGTTCACCTTAGGGGAGGAGATGGAGTCAAAGGAGGTCAGCAAGAAAAAGGTCCTCACTGGAGAGGAGCTCAGCAAACAGCTGGACAGACTCCTCCAGGACAAGGCCAACAACCAGCGCATCATCGACTGGGTTGAG gCTAACTTGGACGAGCAGCAAGCTGCTTCCAACCAGTTTGTACGAGCAttgatgacatcagtgtgtcAGTCTGCCATCATAT GTGACAACCCGTACAGGGTGGATGCACGGCAGATCAGTCAGAGGGCCAGTTTGCTGCAGAAATACCTGTCTGATGAGCAGAAAGAGCTGCAGGCCCTCTATGCCCTCCAGGCTCTGATGGTGCACATGGAGCAGCCAGCAA ATCTGCTGCGCATGTTCTTCGACGCCTTGTATGATGAGGACGTTATTAAAGAGGAGGCCTTCTACAAATGGGAATCCAGCAAAGACCCTGCGGAGCAAACAGGCAAAGGGGTGGCCTTAAAATCAGTCACCGCCTTCTTCACCTGGCTCCGCGAGGCCGAGGAGGAGTCTGACAAGGAATAA